The DNA region CGGGGAGATCGAGGCCGGCGGCGGACTCGAGGACGAGTTCGACGACTCCGTCGGCGCACTCTCGCCGACCGGCGATCACAGCGAGGAGCGAGGCGTCGCCCTCGGGGAGATCGCCGGTATCGACGAGCGGGTCGTGCAGTGGTTCCTGAACCATGGTCATCTCTAACTCACCTAGTCGTCTAACTCAGTTACTCGCGCACGATCGAGATCGCGGCTTCCGGGCACGCCCTGACGAGTCGGCGCGCCGTCTCGGGAGACATCTCCGGGGCGTCCTCGCGCACCACGCCGCGGCCGCGCTCGTCCTCGGCGATGTAGTCCGGCTCGAGGGTGTAGCAGCGGGCGTGGCCCACGCAGAACTCGTAGTCGATCTTGACCTTCATGCTGTGTCCTTTCGGGTTTCCGGCGTGGGCCTCAGCGAGCCGACGCGGCAGGGATGATCTCGTCGACCGATACCTCGAACTCGGTGAGTCCGCGCGTCGGCATGGAGTGGGTGTGGATCTCCTGGTCCGGGACGAGTGCGATGCCCGGCATGCGGGTGAGAACCGCGGTGAAGGCCACCCGCAGGAAGATCCGGGCGAGGTTCGACCCCAGGCAGCGATGGATGCCGGCCCCGAACGAGACGTGGCGCTTGTTCTCGCGGTGCACGTCCCAGGTGTCAGCATCGGGGAACACCGACTCGTCGCGGTTGGCCGAACCCGGGAGGTTCCAGATCTTGT from Dietzia sp. B32 includes:
- a CDS encoding ferredoxin; this translates as MKVKIDYEFCVGHARCYTLEPDYIAEDERGRGVVREDAPEMSPETARRLVRACPEAAISIVRE